A window from Triticum aestivum cultivar Chinese Spring chromosome 6D, IWGSC CS RefSeq v2.1, whole genome shotgun sequence encodes these proteins:
- the LOC123143520 gene encoding histone H2B.4-like: MAPKAAEKKPVEKTPAGKKPKAEKKVPASKEGGDKKGKKKAKKSVETYKIYIFKVLKQVHPDIGISSKAMSIMNSFINDIFEKLAGESAKLARYNKKPTITSREIQTSVRLVLPGELAKHAVSEGTKAVTKFTSS, translated from the coding sequence ATGGCACCCAAGGCCGCCGAGAAGAAGCCGGTGGAGAAGACCCCCGCGGGCAAGAAGCCCAAGGCGGAGAAGAAGGTGCCGGCGTCCAAGGAGGGCGGCgacaagaaggggaagaagaaggccaagaagagcgTGGAGACGTACAAGATCTACATCTTCAAGGTGCTCAAGCAGGTGCACCCCGACATCGGCATCTCCTCCAAGGCCATGTCcatcatgaactccttcatcaacgaCATCTTCGAGAAGCTCGCCGGCGAGTCCGCCAAGCTCGCGAGGTACAACAAGAAGCCCACCATCACGTCCCGCGAGATCCAGACCTCCGTCCGCCTCGTCCTCCCCGGCGAGCTCGCCAAGCATGCCGTCTCCGAGGGCACCAAGGCCGTCACCAAGTTCACCTCGTCCTAG